GGGTGGGAGGATGGTCGGTCATGTGACCACAAAGATATCATCCTAGATGAAGGAAGGCCAGAAAGAAAGGCCATGTGACCACGCTGGGGCCCCTGGAGAGAGAGGGGGCCCATACCAGGTTGGTCTTATCTCCCTACTCCATGGGTGGTGAGAACCTGCGCAAAGATGTGGCCCCCAAGTCATAAAAACAGTACCCAGATTCCCGGCCCTTTGGTCTCACTTGTTTCAGGGGGTGATGGGGTCAGGCAGCTCCTGAAAAGGCCCTAGATTTTTATTGTTGCCGTCCATGTTTAATTTCTCCAGGGATCATTTAAGGTCACTGACCTTGACCTCAGCAGGCACGCCCTCACAATGCAGAGTCCACGATGGCCAAGGATAAAACCTGCCGTAATTTGGAAATTCCTAGAGATGTGGATATAAGAGGACACCAAAAACGGCGCAATAGATGACCCAACCTAAGAGGCGAGCTCCAGGCCTGGACCTTCGCTAACGTTAAGAGTCTTCGTCCCTTAAGACGTACAAATATCCACGACCAAGACCAcaaagttagaaaaaaaatatttattacaaCAAACTTTACAAATTTTTTTCACGTATTTACACAAACATAGTGTTTTTTGAATTGTGTTTTCAGCGAACGCTTACTGTCATTCTGTACAGTCTCATCCATATACAGCGTATCACAGATACGAGAGGAACAACCGCGAGGCAGTTAGTGCAAAAAAAGGGGACAAGGGCGCCCCTATGGGTCACtcacgatttaaaaaaaacaaaactttttttttgacaGATGCTTTTTGCCAACAGTTATTCACATTGCAATTGCTAATTtttactgggattttttttttttttaattattttacaattcaaatttttgaaaatttttgaattttttttttttttttactttcactgccGTGACAGGTTGTCGAGCACCATCTTACAACAGGACGAACCCATAGGTTGTAGCACATAGCACTTGAGCTACATCGCCCCATGTCGttaagcagatgtagcagagctgagttggtcATTTTGGCCCATACCGATATCTCGATGGTAGGTGGTTGTCCATGGGACAACGGTATCTCCAATGAAAGAGGCCCAAAAAGTTGAATGAcaaattcggctctgctacatctgaacttTACTGTGAATACAGTTGAACCATAAAGCATCCACTTCCGGTCTATAGAGAAGAAGGTTTCGTCACCATCGacgtatttacaaaaaaaaaaatcttacttaTAACTTATTCATCACTGAAGTCATGAAATGCGTGGCTCCGAGGCCGAAAACAATGAGGTATATGTGTCATTTTCACCATTTTTTACTCTAGTGAACATCCGCCAGGACATCGGTCGCACTCTACAAAGATTTTATGACCATAACGCATGaatcaaaatttttcaaaaatattcacGGGCCGTTCCTCATCCGTCAGAGAGAGATCATAGAGGGCAAAATAATCACGAGGaacccaaaaaaacaaaccaatttcccacaatatttatatttttttaaaaaaaattacaaaaatttctgGAAGTGATTGGCaccagtttgaaaaaaaaaaaaaaatcaaaaatttttttctttgaAGATCACTAGAATTTTTGAAACACCATTACAACACGTCAGATGATTCTCAAGAGTAAGAGCGAATACTCTGAGGTCCACCAGTTCAAATGTAGAGAAGGGTCAACCACCTACACCTTCGAGAGGAAGCCATTTCTTAACCGTTACCGTTGCACCATCCACGGGTTCACCGTTACGTAACGTTCTGACCTCGAAATGGCTGCCTCCATGGAGTAGGTGACGGGTCCATTCTAAGTTTCACAAAAACCTTACTAAAAAATAGCCCACAAGATGAAGCGCCAACCGTCCCCATGACAAAAGCTCTTGTAATAGGATAATTGTTGGcaaagtcagaagggcatttatcTAATGGGTAACACACAAGATGGTCGTCCAAGCCCTGAAGGGCTTCAAAGTTCATGACAAGTCCCGTTTATGGTCTTTAATGTGGTCCATAAGTTGAGGTGAGCTAACAAAAAAAGGACTCCAGGTCATCAGAGTTCTGTGGGACGTCTGGTACCAGTTGGTCAGTGTTACTCGATTCCTGGTCCGCGTAACTGGGTTGCGTTGCGGCCTCGAACCAGGGATGTAATAATATCTCATCTGCTGTGAGTCTTTCAGAAGGTTCCTTCCTCAAGAGGCTTCGTATAAGGCACCTAGCTTTCGGAGACACATGGTCCGGTATACAAAATTGTCCACGTCGAATTTTTGAAAAGAGGGAACTAGGGTCTGAATCGTGAAAAGGATAACGTCCCACCAGTAGAGTAAAGAGCATGACCCCCAAGCTCCAAACATCGGCCGATCTCCCGGAATAAGTCCCTGTGGTGTTCAGAATCTCCGGACTCACATAAGCCGGGCAGCCATGTTTGTCCGACAAGGCGTCATCTTCTCCTTTGATGATATGAGCGTCTTCCAAGCTTTCCAGTCTGAGTTGAGTCCTACGGGACAAAAAGATAAGCAAAAACATCAAGAAGAGTTCCACCAAATGACTACATGAACTCAATCATCAGGAATTAGGCTTAAGTCTAATGTCCACCCCAATGGGAGGCCACACAAGCTATCGAAAGGCAGTTCAACTTTTTGTTTTGGCAAAGCGCCCATGACCATAGACTTCCATGGAGAGGGAATGTCCTCCAACTGTGTCTACAGCTGACATAACACGTTCTTCTGGGATGTGACCATCTCATGGCTAAGCTGGTCATGTAGCTGTAGGCTACCGAGGCCAAAAAATTCAGGTAACGTAAGATAAAAGGGCATTGGTTAATCGGGGCCGACATATTTGGAGGTTATTTAAAAGACCGGCGAGGTGCGAGGCTTATACCAGGGAGCCGTATTTTTTTTCACCCTGTAAAGTGTTCCTCATTCTGTCCTCAACGTGAACTCTTGTAATGCAAAGTAGCCGTGATCGAGAGGACGGAAAAAATGACTCAAGAGGCCCCGGCAGTCTGGCAGCAAGTGATGGGTATCACACCAAAAACCTTGCACCTGTGCTAGTGATATACAAAAAATTCCTACCACAAAGCACTGCTTAACCCTCTCATCACCACATCCTGAGGTCAACACTAAATGCAAAAAATTGGATattatttttgaatatttttgaatTTGCAAATTTTAGCGGTGAACGACCCGCGGGCTCCGCCTCGCTCTCTACGGGATACAAATAAGTAGTGACATTTAAGAATACATGTGGCAGAAAGTCTCAAACCGACTGAAAATGTCTCAAACCACCATGACCACAAATTCTagcgcccccccttccccctcggtCTTGGCAAGGCTCTCCTGGCCCTAACATCAGTTTACATACCAGTGACATGACGAGGGTAAATATCCCAATGGAACACCATGCACAGAATGTATTCCTGTCCCGGCTGGATTTTGGCCAGGGATTTAATACTTTCCGCCATATATCACCGCTTTTTTGCACCCATAAATAGGCAATGGGCCAGTGCAGAACCCCATCTCGGGACACCAGTTATACCCCATGGTAGTTGATGTTGGGTTTACTAGCACCCATGGTTGCCCCCTTCATTAGTGTCTCCAAAAACATACAATCTAAAGCTTGCACACCGATGTAGCAAAGCAGAACCTGCAGGAAACCACCGGTAATGGAGTTGCAAGACAacaaactcaactctgctacatctctattatTAAATCAATGCTCCTTCACTCACTATACCATATCATTTTTAGTCCACTGAGACGAGGTGTACGccgcctacccccccccccagccgtGACTAAATGCTGTGAAAACAAAACTTCGGTCACCCCCTGTATCAGGTCATCTCCTCTGCCAGCCGCCAGGGCGAAATGTTCCATTACATAGTAAGAGTTTGGCCGGCGACACACAGTGGGGGACCTGTTATCACTAAATTAGGTTACAGAATGATGCACATATATAGCTGTGCAAGTGCTGAGATGATCaagattcagcagagctgagtttgtcatatgGTACCGTTCAAGGTGAGCTTGCAGGGAAACAGTCTGCATTATGTGCACAAGGCATAAAATGGTGCATTCAGATCAATAACAAAGTCAGCTCAGCTACGTCTAAGTAAATGAGATGGTGAAGTGAACACCTACATCTGCTTGTTTTCCTATCTGCTACCCTGTGTCGGTTTTGTTATGAGCAATACGAGTGTAAACAGAGAGAGCAAACAGACTCCAATGGAAATACTAATATTTGGAAGCAATATGGCAGGCGGGGGAGGGAATAAAGACCAAGAAGCTCAGCAACATCCTCAGCTCCACTGCACAACACTATTCCtgccaatttaaagaggacctttcaccaccgcaaccaactccaactcttagcATCCTTCAATAGCCGCCGCTCCGCTGATTCCggcgtagttggaattttttctctagcccctaccattcccaagcaatcagtctgttagttttagcacccaatatgctaattaggctctctattgtcaggtgggctgtTCTAGACTGGAGCAaccagacagggaccgcccacttcGCAATAGAGAGcacaattgtgctgaaactaacataaGGGATTGCTTttgaatggtaggggctagaaaaaaaatttcaactgcgctggaatcagcagAACGGCGACTATTGAAGGGTGAAAAGAGTGGGAGGTGGTAAAAGGCCCCCTTTAAGTAATGTACTACCTATTCACTACCAAACATAAAGCCATAATATTAAGGAATGAGGCATCTCGTGCCTCATGCCTTCATAATACCTCTAATTTTTCATATAAAATAGGATAGCCACTAGCGGTCGGGTAAAAGAGAGATATCTAGATAGCAAAACGAGGCACTTTATACCTCACGCCTCAGCAATAAGAGATTTTATGAATCAGGGTCTCACCTTTCTTTGTCAGAGAAGACGAACTTCCTGAGCTTGAGGTCTCCTAAGACGATAGAAGATCGATGGCAGTGGGAAACAGCGCTGATGATCTGCTTGAATAACTTGGCCGCCTCCTCCTCGCCCAGCCTCTTGCAGCTTCGCACGTACGAGTGCATGTCACCAAACTCTTTCTCAAAGAACACATAGGCCTTGCTCTCGCCTTGGATAATCTCCACAATGCCGGTGATGTTTCGGTGCCAGGGCAGGTGGATGTACGGCTGAATTTTTTTCTGGTAGTGCTTTAAGGGGAAAACCTACGGGATTAAAGGAAAGAAGAGACAACATTTAGAGCCGTGCCACCAAATGTCACGTCCGGGCTGCAGGAGATGTGCACAAACATCCTACTCCATCCTATTCTTGTACATTCTGACCACAAaccaaaaataaaatgcaaaaatattttcCGTATCTAATGACACTCTTGGACAAAGCCGGCTCGCCATGCATCCTCCTGTCACTCAGAGGAGGCAGCAGAGGGCAGTCAGGATTAAGGTTACCGCAGGAGATCAGCATTGACGTAACTTGTCGAGTCCAATTAAAAATCAGCAAAACGAGACGGCGGCTGAAGAATGTGACTATGTCAGCTCCGATGTATGAGGGACGCGGGGTTAATATCACATGGAAAGTGCACCCCATGAGCAATTATTAATCCCCTAGTGCACTGAGACTTGGCTCAAGCATGACTCTATATACAGAAGGAGGCCTTCGTCTTAAGATTATCCAAGCAGGCATCCTTAAAGGCAATGACAAACATGGTGTCCAATCCTTGAcacgttatagagcaggaggagctgaggagattgatatataggttgatGGGTAAATATTTAGCAAAACTTCTCATTTTATTCATTTCCGGCCagctctgggcttaggagtccagtgaccGGGTCacagagtaggaccgcccactggactcctaaactcaGATGGAGAAGGAATTTGGATGCTATACTGAATGTTTTCCTAATAAGTTATATATCAATCCGCTGAGTTccacctgctctataacatgccgtctgcaaaaacaacaagacaggtcccctttaagacgTTCACAACGAGTGCGGAGAAGAATCGCGGATTCTCCGAAGGAGGGCAGATGAGGTGACAGCGCTGTGTACACAGCCAACGCTGAAACTAGGCCATGCGAAGAATCAAGCAGTACTTGCTAGGGGTAGTTGTGCTATAGTCAAAGGTGGTCAACATCTCCAGAAACTGGAAGTCAGAAGTCCTTGCATTCATAAGAAGAGGAAGTTCTCCTGAGTCCCTG
This genomic stretch from Leptodactylus fuscus isolate aLepFus1 chromosome 4, aLepFus1.hap2, whole genome shotgun sequence harbors:
- the TRIB1 gene encoding tribbles homolog 1: MIANVQRQSRLGAPRLATCRAHSKRLEGDEPPAKCARLSEVPPDSGLLPSPGSPHPPSLHSSSPQHQGPTCLGNYLLLPAGDRENVSRALNLHTGEELQCKVFPLKHYQKKIQPYIHLPWHRNITGIVEIIQGESKAYVFFEKEFGDMHSYVRSCKRLGEEEAAKLFKQIISAVSHCHRSSIVLGDLKLRKFVFSDKERTQLRLESLEDAHIIKGEDDALSDKHGCPAYVSPEILNTTGTYSGRSADVWSLGVMLFTLLVGRYPFHDSDPSSLFSKIRRGQFCIPDHVSPKARCLIRSLLRKEPSERLTADEILLHPWFEAATQPSYADQESSNTDQLVPDVPQNSDDLESFFC